AGTTTTTTCTCGCCGAAATCGCGAAAGACCTGTTTGTCGAACTGTTCGCCGTTCTTCCAGAGCCGCCAGCTGTCGTTATCGACGACATCGGAAACGCGCATCTGATCATCAAATTCGATTTTGAAATCGATCAGGTCAAGGCCAAGAACGGCCCAGGCTTTTTCCAGGACCAGAAACGTCCGGCGGGTTATTTCTTCCAGCTTGTCGATCTGCTCCGGCGTAACTTGCCTGGGAATTTCGGAAACGCTGATGGTTGATTCTTTGGTCCAGCCGGGTTTTTTGGAATGAACCAGCTGCCATTTTTCCGCGCGGGCATCGATGATCAACGGATCGTCGATGATTTCGCTTTTGTCGCTGAATTCGCCCTCCTTGTCCCTTTCTTTCAAATTGGAAAAGACGTCGCCGAATTTCCCTTTGGTGGTCTTGAGGAAGAATTCGATCTCCAGGCGGTGAAACCGTTTCGGTTTGGTTTTGTCCGCGGTTTTTAAATCCGGATGGCGGCTCAAGTAGCTGCCGACCGCCCGGCGCCGCGCTACGACTTCCAGCGGAACCATCTTTGATTTTTTCATGATGAATTCCGTTTCCGAATGCCGTCCGCAGTAGGCTGTAGGAATGCCGCAAGCGTTCAGCAGTTCGAAAACATTGCAGGTCGTGGTGGTGGCTGAAACAGCCTTACTGTCGAATTTGCGGGTCAGCCCGGGATC
This DNA window, taken from Patescibacteria group bacterium, encodes the following:
- a CDS encoding phosphoribosylaminoimidazolesuccinocarboxamide synthase, with protein sequence MEKPEKGKTLVEGKTKMIFAMVGNDDLVIVGNKKDITAMDDPGLTRKFDSKAVSATTTTCNVFELLNACGIPTAYCGRHSETEFIMKKSKMVPLEVVARRRAVGSYLSRHPDLKTADKTKPKRFHRLEIEFFLKTTKGKFGDVFSNLKERDKEGEFSDKSEIIDDPLIIDARAEKWQLVHSKKPGWTKESTISVSEIPRQVTPEQIDKLEEITRRTFLVLEKAWAVLGLDLIDFKIEFDDQMRVSDVVDNDSWRLWKNGEQFDKQVFRDFGEKKLEIIERNYQFIAEMSARLTLPRQALVFWRGSESDPIPKEIPAVPGVDNLDIIKSGHKSTVDSLLMLDRIVANYPQGGVIVCSVGRSDGLGPILAAHTAWQVIICPVKFEEFPDDIWSSIRLASGVPLLTTWPESNAFAAAIGILAQTNPAAYLQLQSKIEKFDNFVA